AACTTATTGATTTCCCTTAATCTATGTTGTGAAAGTGTCGGAATCGCAATGATGATTTTTTTAATTTTAAATTTCTTTACTAATTCTGGTATATCTGTAATGTAACCTTGAACTTTAACGCCGGATGCGATAGACATTTTTTGTTTATTAGGGTCGTCATCTACTACTAGAACTGGTTCCATTCCCATATATGGTGTATTCATCATTTGACGAATGAGCAATGAACCACCTCTACCACCACCTACTATAAGTGTTGGTTTCTTTTTACCTTCTTTACTAATAAATGTCTTTTTATATATTCTCCAAGACAACCTGGATCCACCGATTAACAATAAGTGCATCATCCAAGTTATAAAATACAATCGTAAAAAAGGTGCTTGTTGCGTAAATATTGGAACAATAATCCCGGTAGCAACGATTGATCCTGTAACTGCTTTAACAATTAATATTAATTCGCTGACACTCGCATATTCCCAAGCTCTATGATATAAATCGAATATTTGAGCGAATACATGATGCGATATAAGCAATATGAGTGATGATAAAATCAACACGTTAATTGAGTATCCCTCAAAAAATGGTTCTAAGATGTAATATCCTAAAAACACTGAAAAAGTTACAATTATTGAGTCTATGCACAACAACATCATAAGTCTTTGCTTAATTGATATATATTTCAATTCTCATTCCCCGATTTCCTTAATTAAAATAGACCAAAAAATTTATTCTTCTTAAATTCAATGGGTCTTCCCGTAACCACACTTTTGTCTTGAATCATTGCTTCATTATTATCTAGTAACACGCTTATATCGGATTCAATATTTTTTAATTTAGGCGTACTAAACAAAGCACCTAAACTAAATGGTCTACTATCTGAATGATGTGCATCTGAAGCGACAAAATGCACTAAATTGTGTTCTATCATTTGTATAGATAATTTTTGTATGTTCTTACCAAGTTCACCTGTTAAAGATGATGATGTAAGTTGACTGAGTGCCCCGTGATTGACCAGTTCATATAGTAAATTCATATTTTGAGCAATCGCTTTATTGCGTTCTGGGTGCGCAATAATAGGTATATAGCCTTTAGTTTGAATTTCATATAGAAGTTTCTTGGTGTAGTGTGGTACTTCATTTGAAGGTAGTTCAATAAGTAAGTATCTTGATTTATTTATCCCGTAAATGCTTT
This portion of the Mammaliicoccus vitulinus genome encodes:
- a CDS encoding tyrosine-protein phosphatase, whose amino-acid sequence is MIDIHNHVLVGVDDGPQSLDETIALLKQARAQGIKGIVVTPHHLHPRYDNTFEMVLKGIDELNNIEEIAQLNLQLYPGQEIRITDKIFEEIEQQSIYGINKSRYLLIELPSNEVPHYTKKLLYEIQTKGYIPIIAHPERNKAIAQNMNLLYELVNHGALSQLTSSSLTGELGKNIQKLSIQMIEHNLVHFVASDAHHSDSRPFSLGALFSTPKLKNIESDISVLLDNNEAMIQDKSVVTGRPIEFKKNKFFGLF